One genomic window of Streptomyces spiramyceticus includes the following:
- a CDS encoding ornithine carbamoyltransferase — protein MRHLISVDDLSDEDLWSVVARGAQFSADGRGGARPLEGDVVGIYFSKTSTRTRTAFSAGALRLGAQIVSYGPGDLQLNTGESSEDTGRVMSGMLDVLVARTADDPAEMRAWAAQNRMSVVNAMSADEHPTQALTDLTTLLQQFGRIEGLRVLYIGEGNNTASALALALTRFPGAELELRTPPGYGLEDRFRKRAEEQAAHYGSRFRERHDMAGLPAGQDAIYTTRWQTTGSTKPDPDWRRIFAPFQVTRALWEDSPKAVFLHDLPAHRGDEVTADVLDGPASLAFGQAENKMHSAMAVLEWCRRGPVGPGGADGRQP, from the coding sequence GTGCGCCATCTGATATCCGTCGACGACCTCAGCGACGAGGACCTGTGGTCCGTCGTCGCCCGCGGCGCCCAGTTCTCGGCCGACGGCCGGGGCGGGGCCCGCCCGCTGGAGGGTGATGTCGTCGGCATCTACTTCAGCAAGACCTCGACCCGTACCCGTACCGCCTTCTCCGCCGGCGCGCTGCGCCTCGGTGCGCAGATCGTTTCGTACGGCCCCGGGGATCTGCAGCTCAACACCGGTGAGAGCAGCGAGGACACCGGCCGGGTCATGTCCGGGATGCTCGATGTCCTGGTCGCCCGGACCGCGGACGACCCGGCCGAGATGCGGGCCTGGGCCGCCCAGAACCGGATGTCCGTGGTGAACGCGATGAGCGCCGACGAACACCCCACACAGGCGCTCACCGATCTGACCACGCTGCTGCAGCAGTTCGGCCGGATCGAGGGGCTGCGCGTCCTCTACATCGGCGAGGGCAACAACACCGCGTCCGCCCTGGCGCTGGCCCTGACCCGGTTCCCGGGCGCGGAGCTGGAGCTGCGTACGCCGCCCGGCTACGGGCTCGAGGACCGGTTCCGTAAGCGCGCCGAGGAACAGGCCGCCCACTACGGCAGCCGGTTCCGCGAGCGCCACGACATGGCAGGCCTGCCCGCCGGCCAGGACGCGATCTACACCACGCGCTGGCAGACCACCGGCAGCACCAAGCCCGACCCGGACTGGCGGCGGATCTTCGCACCCTTCCAGGTGACCCGGGCGCTGTGGGAGGACAGCCCCAAGGCGGTCTTCCTCCACGACCTGCCCGCCCACCGCGGCGACGAGGTCACCGCCGACGTCCTGGACGGGCCGGCGAGCCTTGCCTTCGGCCAGGCCGAGAACAAGATGCACAGCGCAATGGCCGTGCTCGAATGGTGCCGCCGCGGACCGGTGGGCCCGGGCGGGGCGGACGGGCGGCAGCCGTGA
- a CDS encoding MFS transporter, producing the protein MTLAPQAAAEARPSPPPLRRNRDFVLLWSGAGMSFLGSRVTAVAYPLLVLWHTGSPMSMSLVTFAALLPALLVQLPAGALVDRWDRRRLMVVCEAGRTLALGSVAAAVFTGRVSVAHIAAVAFVESCFTVFYRLAERAAVRNVVPEEQLPQALAQNEARGRAAGMLGQPGGILLYTAVRWVPFVFGAVAYLVSLLTLLFIRKDFQGERTGERQRLHREVAEGMRWLWRQRFLRTALGFVAGTNALFQVLSLAVILMIKDEGRSEAVLAVVVTGGGIGGMLGALTGGWWLRRCSQRAILIGGLAAWAALMTGIAFTNAEPLLLGLLFAGTSLVGAVFNVAAAVYQVRTTPDEFQGRVASTANLISSGTNSLGALLAGLALELWGAADSVLLTGGAMAALALAAAVSPALRTEDAAAPAKYNGRGLENDDRDLGEHDNDGGKAHD; encoded by the coding sequence GTGACCCTCGCCCCGCAGGCTGCGGCCGAAGCCAGGCCGTCGCCGCCCCCGCTGCGCAGGAACCGGGACTTCGTGCTCCTGTGGTCCGGCGCGGGGATGTCCTTCCTCGGCTCCAGGGTCACCGCGGTCGCCTATCCGCTGCTGGTGCTCTGGCACACCGGGTCGCCGATGTCCATGTCCCTGGTGACCTTCGCCGCGCTGCTGCCGGCGCTGCTCGTGCAACTGCCCGCCGGAGCGCTGGTGGACCGCTGGGACCGGCGGCGGCTGATGGTGGTCTGCGAGGCGGGGCGGACGCTGGCGCTGGGGTCGGTCGCGGCGGCGGTGTTCACCGGCAGGGTCTCGGTGGCGCACATCGCCGCCGTGGCCTTCGTGGAGTCCTGTTTCACCGTCTTCTACCGGCTGGCGGAGCGGGCGGCGGTACGCAATGTGGTGCCCGAGGAGCAGCTGCCGCAGGCGCTCGCGCAGAACGAGGCGCGGGGCCGCGCGGCCGGCATGCTCGGCCAGCCCGGCGGGATCCTGCTCTACACCGCGGTGCGCTGGGTGCCCTTCGTCTTCGGCGCGGTCGCCTATCTCGTCTCGCTGCTGACCCTGCTGTTCATCAGAAAGGACTTCCAGGGGGAGCGGACGGGCGAGCGGCAGCGGCTGCACCGGGAAGTCGCCGAGGGCATGCGCTGGTTGTGGCGGCAGCGGTTCCTCCGTACGGCACTGGGTTTCGTGGCCGGCACCAATGCCCTCTTCCAGGTGCTCAGCCTCGCCGTGATCCTGATGATCAAGGACGAGGGCCGTTCGGAGGCCGTCCTCGCCGTCGTCGTGACGGGCGGCGGCATCGGCGGCATGCTCGGCGCGCTCACCGGCGGCTGGTGGCTGCGCCGGTGCAGCCAGCGCGCCATCCTCATCGGCGGCCTGGCCGCTTGGGCGGCGCTGATGACGGGCATCGCCTTCACCAACGCCGAGCCCCTGCTGCTCGGACTGCTGTTCGCCGGTACGAGCCTGGTCGGCGCGGTCTTCAATGTCGCCGCCGCCGTCTACCAGGTCCGCACCACGCCCGACGAGTTCCAGGGCCGCGTCGCCAGTACGGCGAATCTGATCTCTTCCGGCACCAACTCACTGGGCGCGCTGCTCGCAGGACTCGCCCTCGAACTCTGGGGAGCCGCCGACTCGGTGCTGCTGACCGGTGGCGCGATGGCTGCCCTCGCGCTCGCGGCCGCGGTGAGCCCGGCGCTCCGTACCGAGGACGCCGCCGCGCCCGCGAAATACAACGGCCGGGGCCTCGAAAACGACGATCGGGACCTCGGAGAACATGACAACGACGGGGGGAAGGCCCATGACTGA
- a CDS encoding thioesterase II family protein yields MTDTAAVWFRIHRRAVEPRLRLVCFPHAGGTAQLYHGWPARLPMDIELLAVRYPGRQDRLSEPCVEDMAVLADRVTDALVPYLDRPVALFGHSMGSAVAYEVALRLEARHGTTTARLMVSGRAAPHRARTSGLHEGDDEALVAGVRSLGDLGSEVFDIPELRELLLPALRADYRLIESYRPEHPTPLRAPVTAYIGDDDPGSGRMREDVMAWAELTTAGDFALRAFPGDHFYLAPCEAELTTDITQRLEGVGRNRKFIASP; encoded by the coding sequence ATGACTGACACTGCAGCCGTGTGGTTCCGCATCCATCGAAGGGCCGTCGAGCCACGGCTGAGGCTGGTGTGCTTCCCGCACGCCGGCGGCACCGCACAGCTCTACCACGGCTGGCCGGCCCGGCTGCCCATGGACATCGAGCTGCTCGCGGTCCGCTACCCCGGCCGGCAGGACCGGCTCTCCGAGCCGTGCGTCGAGGACATGGCGGTCCTCGCCGACCGGGTCACCGACGCCCTCGTTCCGTATCTGGACCGGCCGGTGGCGCTGTTCGGTCACAGCATGGGCTCTGCTGTCGCCTATGAGGTGGCGCTCCGCCTGGAGGCCCGCCACGGCACCACCACCGCCCGGCTGATGGTCTCCGGCCGGGCCGCGCCGCACCGGGCCAGGACCAGCGGGCTGCACGAAGGGGACGACGAGGCGCTGGTCGCAGGGGTGCGCAGCCTGGGCGACCTGGGTTCGGAGGTCTTCGACATCCCGGAGCTGCGGGAGCTGCTGCTCCCCGCCCTGCGCGCCGACTACCGGCTCATCGAGTCCTACCGCCCCGAACACCCCACGCCCCTCCGCGCGCCCGTCACGGCGTACATCGGCGATGACGACCCCGGCTCCGGCCGGATGCGCGAGGACGTGATGGCCTGGGCGGAGCTGACCACCGCGGGCGACTTCGCGCTGCGGGCCTTCCCCGGCGACCACTTCTATCTCGCCCCGTGCGAGGCGGAGTTGACCACCGACATCACTCAACGCCTGGAAGGCGTGGGGCGAAATAGAAAATTCATAGCTTCCCCCTAG
- a CDS encoding TauD/TfdA family dioxygenase produces the protein MTEEQIWTPLEIEAELAGGTEELTDRLKDLGDELGSLLAQEKALVFRGFGVTPGKLDAVLDLLLPNRLAYVHGNSPRTKVGSNVYTSTEYPQEFTISMHNEMSYAHAWPARLAFYCQIQPGGGGATPVVDSELWLSSLDAEIRDAFAGGVRYVQNLHDGYGLGKSWQDTFETDKRQDVESFLDGTGATWEWKADGSIRVESVRPSTTKHPLTGTEGWFNQADQWHPAGLGDDTAAALSQILPEDELPQNVTFADGSPIPAEYVVQIRDRGLDNAVDVDWRTGDLLLIDNVLLAHGRRPFTGDRRVLVAMSD, from the coding sequence ATGACCGAAGAGCAGATCTGGACGCCGCTGGAGATCGAGGCGGAGCTCGCCGGCGGCACGGAGGAGCTCACCGACCGGCTCAAAGACCTCGGTGACGAACTCGGGAGCCTGCTGGCGCAGGAGAAGGCCCTGGTCTTCCGGGGGTTCGGGGTCACACCTGGCAAACTCGACGCAGTCCTGGACCTGCTGTTGCCGAACCGGCTCGCCTATGTGCACGGCAACTCACCGCGCACCAAGGTCGGCAGCAACGTCTACACCTCGACCGAGTACCCGCAGGAATTCACCATCTCGATGCACAACGAGATGAGCTACGCCCATGCCTGGCCCGCCCGGCTGGCCTTCTACTGCCAGATCCAGCCCGGCGGCGGTGGTGCCACGCCCGTCGTCGACTCGGAACTGTGGCTCAGCTCCCTCGACGCCGAGATCCGGGACGCCTTCGCGGGCGGAGTCCGCTACGTCCAGAACCTCCACGACGGCTACGGCCTCGGCAAGAGCTGGCAGGACACCTTCGAGACCGACAAGCGCCAGGACGTGGAGTCCTTCCTCGACGGCACCGGAGCCACCTGGGAGTGGAAGGCCGACGGCAGCATCCGGGTCGAGTCCGTGCGCCCGTCCACCACCAAGCACCCGCTCACCGGCACCGAGGGCTGGTTCAACCAGGCCGACCAGTGGCACCCGGCCGGCCTCGGTGACGACACCGCGGCCGCCCTCTCCCAGATCCTCCCCGAGGACGAACTGCCGCAGAACGTCACCTTCGCCGACGGAAGCCCGATCCCCGCGGAGTACGTCGTCCAGATCCGCGACCGGGGCCTGGACAACGCGGTCGACGTGGACTGGCGCACCGGCGACCTGCTCCTCATCGACAACGTGCTGCTTGCCCACGGCCGCCGGCCCTTCACCGGTGACCGCCGCGTGCTGGTGGCGATGTCGGACTGA
- a CDS encoding 4'-phosphopantetheinyl transferase family protein, whose product MTAEYERLRTQDGVHIWQGRAPDLLDPGDAALLSAAELEIVRRRSERAAVRYAGAHAALRRILAGYLSVPPERIRLGRQPCPRCAHPEHGRPRVDWPHTALDFNLSRSGSHWLVAVAVGSQVGADIEDGRAVDVEGSSTLVLADGELAHMRAQKDEKRRLDVFFRCWTRKEAVVKASGVGIAADLSSIDVRPAAEGPVRVIHTEPNGPDNWLVQNLPTAPGLFAALAREATSTGPVRLRDYLQEIHDHDSHHNEKEGAHAA is encoded by the coding sequence ATGACTGCCGAATACGAGCGTCTGCGGACGCAGGACGGCGTCCACATCTGGCAGGGCCGGGCGCCGGACCTGCTGGACCCCGGGGACGCCGCCCTGCTCTCCGCCGCCGAACTGGAGATCGTGCGACGCAGGTCGGAGCGGGCCGCGGTCCGGTACGCGGGAGCGCACGCCGCTCTCCGCCGGATCCTGGCGGGGTATCTCAGCGTGCCGCCCGAGCGGATCAGGCTCGGGCGGCAGCCCTGCCCCCGCTGCGCCCACCCGGAGCACGGCCGGCCACGCGTCGACTGGCCGCACACCGCACTGGACTTCAACCTCTCCCGGTCCGGCTCGCACTGGCTGGTCGCCGTCGCCGTCGGCAGCCAGGTCGGGGCCGACATCGAGGACGGCCGGGCCGTGGACGTCGAGGGCTCGTCCACGCTGGTGCTGGCCGACGGTGAACTCGCACATATGCGGGCCCAGAAGGACGAGAAGCGGCGGCTGGACGTCTTCTTCCGCTGCTGGACGAGGAAGGAGGCCGTGGTCAAGGCGAGCGGCGTGGGCATCGCCGCCGATCTGAGTTCGATCGATGTACGGCCGGCCGCGGAGGGACCCGTCCGCGTCATCCACACCGAACCGAACGGCCCGGACAACTGGCTGGTCCAGAACCTGCCGACCGCGCCCGGACTCTTCGCCGCGCTCGCCCGGGAGGCCACGAGCACCGGCCCCGTACGGCTGCGCGACTACCTCCAAGAGATCCACGACCACGACAGCCACCACAACGAGAAGGAAGGAGCCCACGCCGCATGA